The window ATACAGCATTCAGGAATCGCCAGCCATGCTTTCCAGCAAATTTTAAATCCGGCGCTTCAAAATACCTCATCTTCAGATCCTCTTTCAGTCTCATCAGATTCTTCTGCTGCTGTTCCGTAGGGTTATCAAGCAAAGGAAACAATGCATCAATATATTCATACACCTGATGGTCTGTCATCTTAATTCTGCTTAGTTCATCAATGGCCTTACCAAGCTCTCCCATGTACCTGTTGGCATAAAGGAGCGTGTTTCTTGCATCTTCCATCTTTCCCTCTATATTTCCGGTATGGTTTGCAGACCAGGATCTCTTTGCTGTCGCCAGGGCCAGGTTTAAAGTATTCTGGCAAACCACCCGAATAGGTGTCACTGCAGCCTTTATACCGCCTGTTCCATCGTGAGAATTCATAAACACAAGGTAAGGTTCGATTTCATCCCCGCTTATAATATAATGCTGAGGAAGCTTTGCAAGCAGCCAGGTCTTTCGCCCTTCCTGAAGAGAACCCGCCGTTTCATAGGTAACACCTTCACCAAGTAATTCATCTGTAAAAGCAAAAGCTTCCTCATTCTGAACCACTTTGTAACGATCGGAAACAACTCCTAGAACCTTTTCATCCATATCACGGATATTGGCTTTGAAGCCAGTAATCGGTATACCATCTTCCGTTTCAATGGACTTTTGAATTACCTGCCAGTCCAATCCCGCCAAAGCCAGAGCTTCTGCAGATG of the Lacrimispora indolis DSM 755 genome contains:
- a CDS encoding DUF932 domain-containing protein; translated protein: MAANVETMFYTREKPWHGLGTMVMEAPASAEALALAGLDWQVIQKSIETEDGIPITGFKANIRDMDEKVLGVVSDRYKVVQNEEAFAFTDELLGEGVTYETAGSLQEGRKTWLLAKLPQHYIISGDEIEPYLVFMNSHDGTGGIKAAVTPIRVVCQNTLNLALATAKRSWSANHTGNIEGKMEDARNTLLYANRYMGELGKAIDELSRIKMTDHQVYEYIDALFPLLDNPTEQQQKNLMRLKEDLKMRYFEAPDLKFAGKHGWRFLNAVSDFATHAKPLRERANYKESLFARTVEGNAMIDKAYELVRAR